aatcaataattcaattcaacAAGAAGTCAGTTTATCTTTAGCACGCCACAGATTTGATACCCTTACAGAGAAGAATTATAAAACTATTACTAAGTTTCTATGAATAGAGTGCATAATTACTGTGGGTTTTCTTATGTGGGAGGTACTTGACCTACGATAGCTATGACCTTCAGTTTGGAGTTGTCCCgcatatttattatcaatgcatataatgtatgtataagtaaaataataaattttccaaCCATAGAGGTTTTGAACTAATACAAGGTCGTCTGTTGCCGAGCTGTTTGTCAATTAAAGATATACAAACATAAGAAACAGCTGAAATAGTTCGATTTCCGCGGGAGCttacaaaagttttgaaataaaaatcaacaaatcaTTTTGGAAAAATACAGACTCTTTTTTCTATTacacttgttattgttgctgctgtcgaaAGAAAGACCAAATATGGTTTTAAAAGCCTTTTACTGCACAATATTGTCAGTGTCTTTTTGAAAGCATTGTCCGTTACGGATTGCGATGTCCGAtgacaatatatttttgatgtttgctgtgttgttgtagttgtttttggtgttatggttggtgttgttgttgttgttgtagttactTACCTAGGTAAGTTTGCGCAAATCGCATCGCAAGTAATTTTGACACATTTTAGAGTGTGAAGTGTGCAATTTAGttacatttgcatttccaGCAGACGTAACGACTGACTGACAATcgttaaaatgtaaaatagtCGTCTTATCGGGCCAGAGGTAACAGCTTCGAACTGCTCATTATTTAGACGAGTAAGTAATCATTCACGGGAATCTAGCATTGACATATTTTAAGCCAGTTTTATGTATGGTATGCAAAACAGTCTAAAGCATCACTAATTGaagttaataaacattttccaCACCATTTACTAGACGGGCCTGAAGCGTCTAGAACGCAACAAATGTAATGAAATGGGGCCAAATAACGAAATGCACACTCTGTTTGAACAATTGTAGGGGAAAACACGCACTCGCGGACTACGGAAAATCCCACTGCATCGAGTCAGCCTCCAGACGGACAACAGCATACGCCAAGTGGAGCACAGCTTAGTAAATAGTCAACAACATGGATCACCTTGGACCGCTTTGCCTTatgataattttaatgctgcattgcgtatacgcagaGTATTACTCGAGGACAGCTCCGCCGATAGTGCTCTTTAATCCTTTTAATGGCCAGGAAATGGACCCAAGACTCTTTGGAGCTGTACACTTGCGTTCTTCGAGAGAGACAAATTCGCCAAGTGTGAATGACAATATGGTTCAGTTGCCCAGCATGGGATCGCCGTGCTCTTGCGAGGATTATGTTTGCAAGTGCTGTATGGGATTAGGATTGGGTGTTGTAAATCAGACCACATGTGTCAAGATCCAGTACGATTGGAGGGTGTTTGGTGTGACGGTTTTCATCGAGTCTAATGATCATTTGCTGACAAGTTTCGGCCTTTCGGCACGTAATATGCCGGATTTCTGTGCACCACTGCTTTTGCCTATTCCGTTGTTCACCTGCCTGCGTTTCTCAAACATAGAGGTTGTGGATATGGACAACAATATCCACCTATGCACTTCATTAGtgttcaaaataattttcagtGAGATCTATGAGTATAAATTCAGTTGCTTTCAATTGGGCCCGAAAGGCGTTTCCATTGTGCAGGATATGAATCCTTCAGAGAAGCAAGCAGATCAACCGTTGTCTCAGCCCGAATAGTCTAATGCATAAGTACTTGTATTAAATGTTATCTAAGTGCTTTGTAATGTACATCCATCCATCCGCCGCTCAttctatattatattaaatctaacaaaaaagtgaaatttttgttaattaaaaaaaaagctattaTTCAAAAGCGGCaccaacacataaacaaaaaaaagtgctaTGAAAATTGCGAAAATTGCTAATAAAAAGTTAAGCTAAGTGTCTGGCGTGTGTTTATATGTGACGCGACTGCCTTggatttgtatctgtatctcagcATCTTAAACAAGGTACACAGCTCATTGGAACACACCTACTTCTGGCCACTTTCGTTAACCACCGCGGCACATGGCAATTATTTTTCTGTGCGCTATCAGTCGGCATGCATCTGAAGCCGACGAACCGTGCCACACTCGGCAATTGGGCGGAAGACGAGAGCTATTCGTAGGCCGGAAGGCGGTTGGGCGGTTAGGAGGTTGGGTTGTCGCGACGCATTGACGACTCTTTAGCATCTATGGCTGTCAAATGATGATTTGTCAAACTCACTAAGCTAATCATCTTCTCATCTTGGCCAAGTTAAGTTACCCAGCTGTTAGCCTATTAGTAAAACCGAAAGGAAACCCGTATTTGCCGCATCGATAGCTATTAATTATGTTGTACAGTTCGATTTAATGGCCAAttcttatcaaatatttatccCTCCAAATACGTAATATCCGAGATAAGCAGTTAAAATTCCCATCATATGagtttttctattaaattaaacattttcccATGTAAAGAAAGTTCATACAACTTATTTGATaacttttacaaaattaacttAACTCACACTaaactcaaatattttttttcttgtcaaGTTTTTAAAGGTgctagcaaaaaataaaaatttatgatcTGTTGAACTGTCGGGTGGTATGAAAGCAAAAGTTAATTTCTGTGCTTAGTTTAGTATTTAACTAGAGATTTGTTTGGTTTAGTCGAATGCTTAacgatatttaataatattattaaattaagtctAAAGTGTATAAGCATGATCTATTCTAGGTTTTAAGCGTATTATTTGAAAGTTATCAATTAAATTCcttataacatatttaattataatttgaattagattaatttataatcgtttttttttaatactagtTAAATCAGTTCAATGCATAATCTAAG
The genomic region above belongs to Drosophila innubila isolate TH190305 chromosome 3R unlocalized genomic scaffold, UK_Dinn_1.0 2_E_3R, whole genome shotgun sequence and contains:
- the LOC117790098 gene encoding uncharacterized protein LOC117790098, coding for MDHLGPLCLMIILMLHCVYAEYYSRTAPPIVLFNPFNGQEMDPRLFGAVHLRSSRETNSPSVNDNMVQLPSMGSPCSCEDYVCKCCMGLGLGVVNQTTCVKIQYDWRVFGVTVFIESNDHLLTSFGLSARNMPDFCAPLLLPIPLFTCLRFSNIEVVDMDNNIHLCTSLVFKIIFSEIYEYKFSCFQLGPKGVSIVQDMNPSEKQADQPLSQPE